The following proteins are co-located in the Nocardia bhagyanarayanae genome:
- a CDS encoding GreA/GreB family elongation factor — MTTPQRVWISQDAHQRLQAELDELRALLDRDAVDSGSTDENRIALQRARQARINHILDMLTHAVVGEDPPDDGVAEPGMVLTVRYDDTGDTETFLFASRAAEHGDIEIYSPQSPLGEALLGARTGEQRTYRTPAGATVPVTVLAAVPYSLHRSREGEPIGS; from the coding sequence ATGACCACCCCGCAACGCGTATGGATCTCTCAGGACGCCCATCAGCGCTTGCAAGCGGAACTCGACGAACTGCGCGCCCTGCTCGACCGGGACGCCGTCGACAGCGGCAGCACCGACGAGAACCGCATCGCGCTACAACGCGCCCGCCAAGCCCGCATCAACCACATCCTCGACATGCTCACCCACGCCGTGGTCGGTGAGGATCCGCCCGACGACGGCGTCGCCGAACCCGGCATGGTGCTCACCGTCCGCTACGACGACACCGGCGACACAGAGACGTTCCTCTTCGCGAGCCGGGCAGCCGAGCACGGCGACATCGAGATCTATTCCCCGCAGTCCCCGCTCGGCGAAGCTCTCCTCGGCGCCCGGACGGGTGAGCAGCGCACCTACCGCACCCCGGCCGGTGCGACCGTGCCTGTCACAGTGCTGGCCGCGGTCCCTTACAGCCTGCACAGAAGTCGTGAGGGAGAGCCCATCGGCTCCTGA
- a CDS encoding PucR family transcriptional regulator — protein sequence MVTLDRLVNVLGGYGVRLRSCSVSRATELSSVVLPEATAERAVVTGDVLLAVGAESVEQAVGWAGSARAVVVLVRGVDEQFGFAETGDAVAVLMVDPAVAWSELAAVVYGLVLEGRETESGRGPTDLFALADSVADTVGGPVTIEDRLSRVLAYSRGQQHADPARVETILSRQAPQYLRALLEQRGVFAHLADSGEPLFVPGDSEHGLSGRMVAAARTGRRLLGSVWVATPTPLEGARLAALTDGAHTVALHLLRSRASADLERQVESELVIRLLEGAADSATAASRLGLPPEGLRVIAVHARVGADRDAALMLLFERATTGFGWSRPGRSALSGNAVYTVLPAREAETARRWVSALRSALPEQACVSAGISAVASATELASALPEADECLALHEIRSSSGPAPAYDEAWQDILLQRLRTAAKSGRTPARGPVADLRRHDSAHGTRYVATLRAWLETMGDLARAGERLGVHENTVRYRLRKMADVTTLDLEDSRMRVATMIELAAADTD from the coding sequence ATGGTGACGTTGGATCGTTTGGTCAATGTGCTCGGTGGTTACGGAGTTCGGCTGCGGTCCTGTTCGGTGTCGCGGGCCACGGAGCTGAGCAGTGTGGTGCTGCCCGAGGCCACCGCGGAACGTGCGGTGGTCACCGGTGACGTCCTGCTCGCGGTGGGGGCGGAGTCGGTGGAGCAGGCCGTGGGCTGGGCGGGTTCCGCGCGCGCCGTTGTGGTGTTGGTGCGCGGCGTGGACGAGCAGTTCGGGTTCGCCGAGACCGGTGACGCGGTCGCGGTGTTGATGGTCGATCCCGCGGTGGCGTGGAGTGAGTTGGCCGCCGTGGTCTACGGGCTGGTGTTGGAGGGCCGCGAGACCGAGTCGGGCCGGGGTCCCACGGATTTGTTCGCGTTGGCCGACAGTGTGGCCGACACGGTCGGCGGGCCGGTGACGATCGAGGATCGGCTGTCGCGGGTGCTGGCCTATTCGCGCGGCCAGCAGCACGCCGATCCCGCACGCGTGGAAACCATTTTGAGTCGTCAGGCGCCGCAGTATCTGCGGGCACTGCTCGAACAGCGTGGCGTATTCGCGCATTTGGCGGATTCCGGCGAGCCGTTGTTCGTGCCGGGTGATTCGGAGCATGGTCTGTCCGGCCGGATGGTCGCCGCGGCGCGGACGGGTCGGCGGCTGCTCGGCTCGGTGTGGGTGGCGACGCCGACACCGTTGGAGGGCGCGCGGTTGGCGGCGCTGACCGATGGAGCTCACACGGTGGCGTTGCATCTGCTGCGCTCCAGGGCCAGCGCCGACTTGGAACGTCAGGTCGAATCCGAGCTGGTGATCCGGCTTTTGGAAGGCGCTGCGGATTCCGCCACCGCGGCCAGCAGGCTCGGTTTGCCGCCGGAGGGGTTGCGGGTGATCGCGGTGCACGCGCGGGTGGGAGCTGACCGCGACGCGGCGCTGATGCTGCTGTTCGAGCGGGCGACCACCGGTTTCGGCTGGTCGCGGCCGGGGCGCAGCGCGTTGTCGGGCAACGCCGTCTACACCGTGCTGCCCGCTCGGGAAGCGGAGACCGCACGCCGCTGGGTGAGCGCGTTGCGGTCGGCGCTGCCCGAGCAGGCTTGTGTCTCGGCCGGAATCAGCGCTGTGGCGTCGGCGACGGAGCTGGCTTCGGCTCTCCCGGAAGCCGACGAGTGCCTGGCCCTGCACGAGATTCGATCCTCGAGTGGTCCGGCGCCGGCTTACGACGAGGCGTGGCAGGACATCCTGCTGCAGCGATTGCGGACCGCGGCGAAATCCGGCCGCACCCCGGCCCGTGGACCGGTTGCCGATCTGCGCCGCCACGACAGCGCGCACGGCACCCGATACGTGGCCACGCTGCGCGCGTGGCTGGAGACGATGGGTGACCTCGCGCGAGCCGGCGAGCGGCTCGGCGTGCACGAGAACACCGTGCGCTACCGGCTGCGCAAGATGGCCGATGTCACCACGCTCGATCTAGAGGACTCGCGTATGCGCGTGGCCACGATGATCGAACTGGCCGCCGCGGACACCGACTGA
- a CDS encoding type 1 glutamine amidotransferase domain-containing protein yields the protein MTKVLFVISAADRWTLNDGTVHPSGFWAEEVAVPHRIFTEAGWDITVATPGGKAPTLDHLSLGIAGGMPWKRRDVKRYLDDIETVLATPVPLDTVDADAFDVVFYPGGHGPMEDLAYDETSGALLANRLASGKPLALLCHAPAAILAATAPDGTSPFAGYRMTGLSNREELLNRFARKAPWLLEDRLKEAGVEYSKALIPLRPHIVVDRNLYTGQNPQSSEELAERLVADVGARPAN from the coding sequence ATGACGAAGGTTCTGTTCGTGATCTCGGCGGCCGACCGCTGGACACTGAACGACGGCACGGTGCATCCCTCGGGCTTCTGGGCCGAAGAGGTCGCGGTCCCGCACCGGATCTTCACCGAGGCCGGCTGGGATATCACCGTGGCGACACCGGGCGGAAAAGCGCCGACGCTCGATCACCTGAGCCTCGGCATCGCCGGCGGCATGCCGTGGAAGCGTCGTGACGTGAAACGCTACCTCGACGACATCGAGACCGTCCTCGCCACACCCGTGCCGCTCGACACCGTCGACGCGGATGCGTTCGACGTGGTGTTCTACCCCGGCGGCCACGGCCCCATGGAGGACCTCGCCTACGACGAGACTTCCGGTGCGTTGCTGGCGAACCGACTGGCCTCCGGCAAGCCGCTCGCTCTGCTGTGCCACGCGCCCGCCGCGATCCTGGCGGCGACAGCACCCGACGGCACCTCGCCCTTCGCCGGTTACCGGATGACCGGGCTCTCGAATCGGGAGGAACTGCTCAACCGGTTCGCGAGAAAGGCGCCGTGGCTGCTGGAGGACCGACTGAAGGAGGCGGGCGTCGAATACTCCAAGGCGCTGATTCCGCTGCGGCCCCACATCGTGGTCGACCGGAATCTGTACACGGGACAGAATCCGCAGTCCTCGGAGGAACTGGCCGAGCGACTCGTCGCCGATGTCGGCGCTCGGCCCGCCAACTGA
- a CDS encoding tachylectin-related carbohydrate-binding protein: MSDLGQVFYWIKPDGRLQWARHDGTSDGANAWTGLGGGLNIGSGWDAYSSVFSAGARGIIYAITPAGDMHWYSHDGFEDGTAAWTAGDGGRLVGSGWNAYAQVFAGGRRMVAGQPDGFVIYGITPEGELHWYRHDGWTEGSPAWTGGEGGRPVGAGWGVYPRVFSVGNGIIYGITADGEMDWYRHDGWADGSPAWTAGEGGRRVGSGWDAYGRVFGSYDGGGQIYGIDGHDDLEWYRHDGWKTGEPTWTAGDGGKKIGGGFRDVVFPGPMIELS; encoded by the coding sequence ATGAGTGATCTCGGTCAAGTTTTCTACTGGATCAAGCCGGACGGACGCTTGCAATGGGCCCGTCATGACGGAACGTCGGACGGCGCGAACGCCTGGACGGGGCTCGGCGGAGGGTTGAACATCGGCTCCGGCTGGGATGCCTACAGTTCCGTTTTCAGTGCTGGAGCCCGAGGGATCATCTACGCGATCACGCCCGCGGGGGACATGCACTGGTACAGCCACGATGGGTTCGAGGACGGTACCGCGGCCTGGACGGCGGGGGATGGCGGTCGTTTGGTGGGTAGCGGCTGGAACGCGTATGCGCAGGTTTTCGCGGGCGGTCGGCGGATGGTGGCGGGGCAGCCCGACGGTTTCGTCATCTATGGGATCACGCCCGAGGGTGAATTGCATTGGTATCGCCACGACGGGTGGACGGAAGGGTCACCGGCGTGGACCGGGGGTGAGGGCGGGCGTCCCGTCGGCGCGGGGTGGGGTGTTTATCCGAGGGTGTTCTCGGTCGGTAACGGCATCATCTACGGGATCACCGCCGATGGGGAGATGGATTGGTACCGCCATGACGGCTGGGCCGACGGTTCGCCTGCCTGGACCGCAGGTGAGGGTGGCCGGCGGGTGGGTAGCGGCTGGGATGCGTACGGCCGGGTGTTCGGCTCGTACGACGGCGGCGGCCAGATCTATGGCATCGACGGGCACGACGACCTGGAGTGGTACCGACACGACGGTTGGAAAACCGGTGAACCGACCTGGACCGCGGGCGACGGCGGTAAGAAGATCGGCGGCGGTTTCCGTGACGTCGTCTTTCCAGGTCCGATGATCGAACTCTCTTGA
- a CDS encoding NAD(P)H-quinone oxidoreductase: MYAVTLDSFGAPEVMKWARVDDPPAPGPGEVAIDVVAAGVNRADVMQRYGLYPPPPGASEILGLEVSGFVAEVGAGVADWRPGDAVCALLAGGGYAERVNVPATQVLPVPEGVGMTAAAALPEAAATVWSNLVMTAGLRSGHALLIHGGGSGIGTHAIQVGRALGARVAVTAGSQFKLERARELGANTLVNYREEDFADVMTTEYSGANVILDIMGGSYLNKNVEALADDGHLTIIGLQGGATAELNLAALLGKRGSIHVTNLRRRPQRGPGSKAEIITELRERLWPLISDGTVVPVVSAQVPITDVAEAHPLLDSPETVGKVVLTVREP, encoded by the coding sequence ATGTACGCGGTGACGCTCGACAGCTTCGGTGCACCCGAGGTCATGAAATGGGCCCGGGTGGACGACCCGCCCGCCCCCGGCCCGGGTGAGGTGGCCATCGACGTGGTGGCCGCGGGGGTGAACCGCGCCGACGTCATGCAACGCTACGGCCTCTACCCGCCACCGCCCGGCGCCAGCGAGATCCTCGGCCTCGAAGTTTCCGGTTTCGTCGCCGAAGTCGGTGCGGGCGTGGCGGATTGGCGTCCCGGCGATGCCGTGTGCGCGCTGCTGGCGGGCGGCGGCTACGCCGAACGAGTGAACGTGCCCGCCACCCAAGTGCTTCCGGTGCCCGAGGGCGTCGGCATGACCGCCGCGGCGGCGCTACCCGAGGCGGCCGCTACCGTCTGGTCGAATCTGGTGATGACGGCAGGCCTGCGCAGCGGACACGCGCTGCTGATTCACGGCGGCGGCAGCGGAATCGGTACGCACGCGATTCAAGTCGGCCGAGCGCTCGGCGCTCGGGTAGCGGTGACGGCGGGATCGCAATTCAAATTGGAGCGGGCACGGGAGTTGGGAGCGAACACCCTCGTCAACTACCGGGAAGAGGATTTCGCGGACGTCATGACCACCGAATATTCCGGCGCGAACGTCATTCTCGACATCATGGGCGGAAGTTATCTGAACAAGAATGTGGAGGCACTGGCCGACGACGGACACCTGACGATCATCGGATTACAAGGTGGAGCGACCGCCGAACTGAATCTCGCTGCGCTCCTGGGCAAGCGAGGCTCCATTCATGTCACGAACTTGCGCCGCCGACCCCAGCGTGGTCCCGGCTCGAAGGCCGAGATCATCACCGAATTGCGCGAGCGTCTGTGGCCGCTGATTTCCGACGGAACAGTCGTGCCGGTCGTCTCCGCGCAAGTCCCGATCACCGATGTCGCGGAGGCACATCCGCTGCTGGACTCCCCCGAGACCGTCGGCAAGGTGGTGCTCACGGTTCGCGAGCCCTGA
- a CDS encoding TetR/AcrR family transcriptional regulator, protein MATSTASYHHGDLPNALVRAAVELLEEGGATELSLRAAARRAGVSTAAPYRHFADRNALLSAVAAVGYRELAAHLAAAHPEPTTEEGLAATAVAYVQFALTRPGLFRVMFAEGCDPTSSDRVAAVEAINEYLKSIVRQAFPSADTEGMATAVWALVHGLAFLHLDGKFEAAPAEAVADRVRTAVHAILGPRIG, encoded by the coding sequence ATGGCAACGTCGACCGCGTCGTATCACCACGGGGATCTACCCAATGCGCTGGTGCGCGCCGCCGTGGAGCTCCTCGAGGAAGGCGGCGCGACCGAGCTGTCGCTCCGCGCGGCAGCCCGGCGCGCCGGTGTGTCCACCGCGGCGCCATATCGTCATTTCGCCGACCGCAATGCCCTGCTGTCCGCCGTCGCGGCGGTCGGCTACCGCGAATTGGCCGCGCATCTGGCGGCGGCGCATCCCGAACCGACCACGGAGGAAGGACTCGCCGCCACCGCGGTCGCCTACGTCCAGTTCGCGCTGACGCGACCTGGGCTGTTCCGGGTGATGTTCGCCGAGGGCTGTGATCCCACCAGCTCCGATCGGGTGGCCGCGGTGGAGGCGATCAACGAGTACCTCAAATCCATTGTGCGACAAGCATTTCCCAGTGCCGATACGGAGGGTATGGCGACGGCGGTGTGGGCGCTGGTGCACGGGCTCGCCTTCCTGCATCTCGACGGCAAGTTCGAGGCCGCGCCTGCCGAGGCGGTTGCCGACCGGGTCCGCACGGCGGTCCACGCGATACTCGGACCTCGCATCGGGTGA
- a CDS encoding DUF2231 domain-containing protein: MTDDMRQAKHPVSAALAGPYGHPFHPILVTVPIGAWLASVVFDIGSHAVDDPAFLARGAQWLIAIGVLGALAAATVGFLDLFAIPTGTPAFRIGLIHMGLNLGVTAAFALSFWWRTSGTGVDDPVAAGPLTLSILAMLVLTVSGYLGGKLAYHYGVRVADETTQAAGYRR; this comes from the coding sequence ATGACAGATGACATGCGACAGGCCAAACACCCGGTCAGCGCCGCTCTCGCCGGGCCTTACGGACATCCGTTCCATCCGATCCTGGTCACGGTGCCGATCGGAGCATGGCTGGCGAGCGTGGTGTTCGATATCGGCTCGCATGCGGTCGACGATCCCGCGTTCCTCGCTCGTGGCGCACAGTGGCTGATCGCCATCGGCGTGCTCGGCGCTCTCGCCGCCGCGACGGTGGGATTCTTGGACCTGTTCGCCATCCCGACCGGCACGCCCGCTTTCCGAATCGGGCTGATCCACATGGGTTTGAACCTCGGCGTCACCGCGGCGTTCGCGCTCAGCTTCTGGTGGCGCACCTCCGGAACCGGTGTGGACGACCCGGTTGCCGCAGGCCCGCTGACGCTGTCGATCCTCGCCATGCTGGTGCTGACCGTCTCGGGATACCTAGGCGGCAAACTCGCCTACCACTACGGCGTGCGCGTCGCCGACGAGACCACCCAGGCCGCCGGCTACCGCCGCTGA
- a CDS encoding acetoacetate decarboxylase family protein: MSSTYQETVVVDLGGHVVTVPKGGLYDRHRMNTDLDEVASDPRVSGVEFFRRMPKTKVDSRIGPTLTPNFYYRISTARLTMLARSRAIRSRLPEELAPLEVAPGLGLVSVMFFRYEVCDIDFYTEAAVGIAVRPARHGRLGFLDLATGLANDHLHSYVLSLPVSTDIAQVRGHDGYGFPKWVTGVDVDIDTDRTTARVTNDAGETDLALSAATPAQTARPTGEHVSSLTSYTTIEGAWHSTLSQINVLAAGTTRFPRNVDLQIGQGRMAEDLRSLRPITTVRLDVTTEGQLALHMPVPTSIRSRN, encoded by the coding sequence ATGTCATCGACCTACCAGGAAACAGTCGTGGTCGACCTGGGTGGCCACGTGGTCACCGTCCCGAAAGGTGGCCTCTACGACCGGCATCGGATGAACACCGACCTGGACGAGGTCGCCTCCGATCCGCGGGTCAGCGGCGTGGAGTTCTTCCGGCGGATGCCCAAGACGAAAGTCGATTCGCGGATCGGTCCCACGCTGACCCCGAACTTCTACTACCGCATCTCCACCGCCCGGTTGACGATGCTGGCCCGCTCGCGCGCGATCCGCTCGCGCCTGCCCGAGGAGCTGGCGCCGCTCGAGGTCGCGCCGGGGTTGGGGCTGGTGTCGGTGATGTTCTTCCGCTACGAGGTGTGCGACATCGACTTCTACACCGAAGCCGCCGTCGGCATCGCCGTGCGACCGGCACGCCACGGCCGCCTCGGATTCCTCGACCTGGCCACCGGCCTGGCCAACGACCACCTGCACTCCTACGTGCTGTCGCTGCCGGTCAGCACCGATATCGCCCAAGTCCGCGGCCACGACGGCTACGGCTTCCCCAAATGGGTCACCGGTGTCGATGTCGACATCGACACCGACCGCACCACCGCACGGGTGACCAACGACGCCGGCGAGACCGACCTGGCGCTGTCGGCGGCCACCCCCGCCCAGACCGCTCGCCCGACAGGCGAGCACGTCTCCTCGCTGACCTCCTACACCACGATCGAGGGTGCCTGGCACTCGACGCTGAGCCAGATCAACGTGCTCGCGGCCGGAACCACCCGCTTCCCGCGCAACGTCGACCTTCAGATCGGGCAGGGCCGCATGGCCGAGGACCTGCGATCGCTGCGACCGATCACCACC